A genomic segment from Oncorhynchus clarkii lewisi isolate Uvic-CL-2024 chromosome 14, UVic_Ocla_1.0, whole genome shotgun sequence encodes:
- the LOC139366146 gene encoding lysine-specific demethylase 3B-like isoform X1, which yields MGDSLELIGKRLLLLLNDGRSAAGSEVEQAAWTRDWLRGTVRAVSVIGLASPGVEVSGGEATTTTAAAAGLTVFVEFEDCAWRRRSWVQVYGEEVRAVLVESSIVWANRSSDPNQNHPAAGGAPGTAWPALAFRSLVDRVGLGSLVPVEFFGNRTLDFLPDGNSLQSFEVEKDVGHSLLLEQPSLQAAVSSWHSDFELQEILRKGSYTIQGRRVQVYQCEFDEHWALGLVSRHDPNSHIMEITMDQGEETQVVDPRVMHVILAEDHFDENGRNARRRKESDGVKGESGRRRRTSSEGEEDVTLKRFKGAGEGAAAGQNGSGSTKGMVTWGEEVATGGEDGVGGGGRVNSTINNNSSSSEVTQGHATPNSISSHMDQSKAPPRYPKENGRSLSTQDRQGSADSTTTVTPTPPPLKPAPSPFSNTSFPSLGQMPSLVPGAPASKPSPVALTTESEEPSQSTYPKTAALVSPGPVTISSPSQGSAPSVALAAPLCFSPKLTAWTGPPNQTEGSKPILAAAGFRLPQSKPAGASVFGEVSSQTNGSSNTASVSQDTPGPFGFSFRGAKNNEAQPQQQDQNLFFQCMSQKTGQNAGGSNQNQTSGLGQSQAKDTNYFTAVSESLSKEPPSLFKPSASTEGLKKTVLAPASTGLFGSATAHLKEQSKVPETQPAGNGVLNKPFGGDKLSSSFSGGSGGMRSSVLGMAAIGTHLAPASGSLGGANRSGTNGGAVGGFSTKTESHQNLFLQGSKEPSNPFLAYGEKLSHSPFSGKPSPLEPETLGPATASESKPNLFTMSEPPKGILSSPFASLSGAAASSSSSPAPGPAFIQRPQSDVPSKPREGASTGEQGSSAEGGSLDDRPSSTSGYPMFGSAVPGGSGEDAPMPFDQGQAQKFALEERGQVSKRDSDSSDNSDLSDLSETEEGLERGQVPGGLPGPVKEGAMLLQKGKGPGVAKSRPRNKPFKVGQSVLKDVTKVRRLKQSGESFLQDGSCINVAPHLHKCRECRMERYRKYREQEPDDDDPNVACRFFHFRRLAFTRKGILRVEGFLSPQQSDAMAMGLWLPSPSVQEGLDLDTSKYILANVGDQFCQLVMSEKEAMMMVEPHQKVAWKRAVRGVREMCDVCETTLFNIHWVCRKCGFGVCLDCYRQRRNRPLEEVDEGPDDEVFSWLKCVKGQRHEPQSLMPTQIIPGTALYNIGDMVHSARGKWGIKANCPCTSRHHRPLVRHSAPNGISQQSAVSSSIGSSGSGPITGGGGPAGSTTPKPEGGETTVVKTQPTSSTMSSEAAGGGVDTNSTNSTSAPPNTAQTTTPKDPRPSTGEGNSTALHWLADLATQKAKVEDTKDSGLLRSAIGRDTRSPFGLDSFSALSKPSSSSSSSSSPKLFNSLLLGSSNTQPKPEGSSLRDLLNSGPGRLPQAPGDTGIPFPSVFSTSAAGDKMKGSLPNFLDHIIASVVETKKAEGRRTGEGGSELGGVGRRDGVMGLSVLDPHTSHSWLCDGRLLCLQDPSNTNNWKIFRECWKQGQPVLVSGIHKRLKGGLWRPEAFSEEFGDQDVDLVNCRNCAIISDVKVRDFWDGFQVISKRLKGSDGQPMVLKLKDWPPGEDFRDMMPTRFDDLMENLPLPEYTKRDGRLNLASRLPNFFVRPDLGPKMYNAYGLIETEDRSVGTTNLHLDVSDAVNVMVYVGIPEGEGEHVKETDIAGCKEVMSTIEEGDVDEMTKRRVYEAKEKPGALWHIYAAKDAEKIRELLRKVGEEQGQENPPDHDPIHDQSWYLDGVLRRRLYEEYGVQGWAIVQFLGDAVFIPAGAPHQVHNLYSCIKVAEDFVSPEHVKHCFRLTQEFRHLSTTHSNHEDKLQVKNIIYHAVKDAVGTLRAHEPKLARS from the exons CGCAGCAGCGACCCCAACCAGAACCACCCTGCAGCTGGAGGAGCCCCTGGGACAGCCTGGCCTGCCCTG GCGTTCCGGTCTCTAGTGGACCGTGTGGGTTTGGGTTCCCTGGTCCCTGTGGAATTCTTCGGGAACCGAACCCTCGACTTCCTCCCTGACGGGAATTCACTCCAGAGCTTTGAG GTAGAGAAAGACGTGGGACACTCTCTCCTGCTGGAGCAGCCATCTCTGCAGGCTGCGGTGTCCAGCTGGCACAGTGACTTTGAGCTGCAGGAGATCCTCAGGAAGG GCTCCTACACAATCCAGGGCAGGAGGGTTCAGGTTTACCAGTGTGAGTTTGACGAGCACTGGGCCCTGGGCCTGGTCTCTCGGCACGACCCCAACTCGCACATCATGGAGATCACCAtggaccag ggagaggagacccaggtgGTGGATCCTCGGGTAATGCACGTAATACTAGCTGAAGATCACTTTGATGAG AACGGGAGGAATGCTCGGCGGAGGAAGGAGAGCGATGGCGTGAAGGGCGAGAGCGGCCGTAGACGGAGGACATCGTCGGAAGGCGAGGAGGACGTGACTCTGAAGCGTTTTAAGGGGGCGGGAGAGGGAGCAGCGGCGGGACAGAACGGGAGCGGCTCCACCAAGGGGATGGTGACGTGGGGTGAGGAGGTAGCAACCGGAGGAGAAGACGGAGTGGGTGGAGGAGGCAGAGtgaacagcactatcaacaataACAGCAGTTCCTCTGAAGTCACACAAGGTCACGCCACCCCGAACAGCATTTCCTCCCACATGGACCAATCAAAAGCTCCGCCGCGGTACCCCAAGGAAAACGGGCGCTCCCTCTCCACACAGGACAGACAGGGGTCTGCTGACTCGACCACTACAgtcacccccaccccaccccccctcaAACCAGCCCCCTCCCCATTCTCCAACACTTCCTTCCCCTCTCTGGGCCAGATGCCCAGCCTGGTCCCTGGAGCTCCGGCCTCCAAGCCTTCCCCAGTAGCCCTGACCACAGAGAGCGAGGAGCCATCCCAGTCTACCTACCCCAAGACGGCTGCCCTTGTGTCCCCCGGCCCGGTGACCATCTCGTCCCCATCGCAGGGCAGTGCCCCCAGCGTGGCCCTCGCTGCCCCCCTGTGCTTCAGCCCCAAACTAACCGCCTGGACAGGACCACCCAACCAGACGGAG GGCTCTAAGCCCATCCTGGCTGCGGCTGGGTTCCGGCTGCCTCAGTCCAAGCCTGCTGGTGCTTCTGTGTTCGGAGAGGTAAGCTCCCAGACCAACGGTTCCTCCAACACAGCGTCAGTCTCCCAGGACACCCCTGGACCCTTCGGCTTTTCCTTCAGAGGCGCCAAGAACAACGAAGCCCAACCGCAGCAGCAAGACCAGAACTTATTCTTCCAGTGTATGAGTCAGAAGACTGGCCAGAACGCTGGTGGTTCTAATCAGAACCAGACTTCAGGCCTGGGTCAGAGCCAGGCTAAAGACACCAACTACTTCACAGCAGTGTCAGAGAGCTTGAGTAAGGAGCCTCCTAGCCTGTTCAAGCCCTCCGCCTCCACAGAGGGACTCAAAAAGACTGTTCTAGCCCCCGCTTCAACTGGCCTGTTTGGCTCGGCTACAGCTCATCTCAAAGAGCAGTCCAAAGTGCCTGAGACCCAGCCGGCAGGCAACGGAGTGCTCAACAAGCCTTTCGGAGGGGACAAGCTCTCGTCTTCTTTCAGCGGCGGCTCTGGGGGGATGAGGAGCTCTGTTCTGGGAATGGCTGCGATCGGCACCCACCTGGCTCCGGCTTCTGGATCTCTGGGTGGTGCTAACAGGAGTGGCACTAACGGTGGCGCGGTGGGTGGCTTCAGCACCAAGACAGAAAGCCACCAGAACCTGTTCCTCCAGGGCTCCAAGGAGCCTTCCAACCCCTTCCTGGCCTATGGGGAGAAGCTCTCCCACAGTCCCTTCAGTGGCAAACCATCCCCTCTGGAGCCTGAGACCCTGGGCCCTGCCACTGCCTCGGAGAGCAAACCCAACCTATTTACAATGTCCGAGCCGCCCAAGGGCATCCTGTCTTCCCCCTTCGCCTCCCTCTCAGGCGCtgctgcctccagttcttcctcCCCAGCCCCAGGACCTGCCTTCATACAGaggccccagtctgatgtccccTCCAAGCCCAGGGAGGGCGCCTCCACAGGGGAACAGGGCTCCTCAGCTGAGGGTGGGTCTCTGGATGACCGGCCCAGCTCCACCTCGGGCTACCCCATGTTTGGGAGCGCTGTCCCTGGGGGGAGTGGTGAGGATGCGCCCATGCCATTTGATCAGGGCCAGGCCCAGAAGTTTGCCCTGGAGGAGCGAGGCCAGGTATCTAAACGTGACTCTGACTCCAGCGATAACAGCGACCTGTCAGACCTGAGTGAGACTGAggaggggctggagagagggcAGGTCCCTGGGGGCCTCCCAGGGCCTGTCAAGGAGGGAGCCATGCTACTGCAGAAGGGTAAAGGCCCCGGGGTAGCCAAGAGCCGGCCACGCAACAAGCCCTTCAAAG TGGGCCAGTCAGTGCTGAAGGATGTGACTAAGGTGCGTCGTCTGAAGCAATCAGGAGAGTCGTTCCTGCAGGACGGCTCCTGTATCAACGTGGCGCCCCACCTCCACAAGTGTCGCGAGTGTCGCATGGAGCGCTACAGGAAGTACCGGGAGCAGGAGCCTGACGACGACGACCCCAACGTGGCCTGCCGCTTCTTCCACTTTCGCAG GCTGGCGTTCACGCGTAAGGGTATCCTGCGTGTGGAGGGCTTCCTGAGCCCCCAGCAAAGCGATGCCATGGCCATGGGACTGTGGCTTCCCTCGCCGTCCGTACAGGAGGGCTTGGACCTGGACACCTCAAAGTACATCCTGGCCAACGTGGGAGACCAGTTCTGTCAGCTCGTCATGTCTGAGAAGGAGGCCATGATGATGGTCGAGCCTCACC AGAAAGTGGCGTGGAAGCGGGCGGTGCGCGGAGTCAGggagatgtgtgatgtgtgtgagaCCACTCTCTTCAACATCCACTGGGTCTGCAGGAAGTGTGGCTTCGGAGTGTGTCTGGACTGCTACCGGCAACGGAGGAACCGCCCTCTGGAGG AGGTGGACGAGGGGCCTGATGACGAGGTGTTCTCCTGGTTGAAGTGTGTCAAAGGCCAGAGACACGAGCCCCAGAGCCTCATGCCCACACAGATCATACCTGGAACAG ctctcTATAACATAGGGGATATGGTGCACTCAGCCCGGGGCAAATGGGGCATCAAGGCAAACTGCCCCTGCACCAGCCGGCACCACAGGCCCCTAGTGCGCCATAGTGCCCCCAACGGCATCTCACAG CAGTCTGCAGTGTCCTCCAGCATAGGGAGCAGTGGTAGTGGACCAATCACAGGTGGTGGGGGGCCAGCGGGTTCAACCACTCCTAAACCCGAGGGGGGGGAGACAACAGTGGTCAAAACACAGCCTACATCCAGCACAATGTCATCCGAGGCGGCAGGAGGAGGGGTTGATACTAACTCCACCAACAGTACCAGTGCCCCCCCTAACACTGCCCAGACCACCACCCCCAAGGACCCCCGCCCTTCCACAGGTGAGGGCAACTCCACCGCCCTGCACTGGCTGGCAGACCTGGCCACTCAGAAAGCCAAGGTGGAGGACACTAAAG ACTCTGGGTTGCTGCGCTCGGCGATTGGCCGGGACACGCGTTCTCCCTTCGGCCTTGACTCGTTCAGCGCCCTGTCCAAGCcttcgtcctcctcctcttcctcctccagtcCTAAACTGTTCAACAGCCTGCTGCTGGGCTCCAGCAACACCCAGCCCAAACCAGAGGGCTCCAGCCTCCGAGACCTGCTCAACTCTGGCCCCGGGAGGCTCCCCCAGGCCCCCGGAGACACTGGAATACCCTTCCCCTCAGTCTTCTCCACCTCAGCCGCT gggGACAAGATGAAGGGCAGCCTGCCTAACTTCCTGGACCATATCATCGCCTCGGTGGTGGAGACCAAGAAGGCGGAGGGCCGTCGTACGGGCGAGGGGGGCAGCGAGCTGGGCGGGGTGGGCCGCAGGGACGGGGTGATGGGCCTCAGCGTGCTGGACCCCCACACCTCCCACTCCTGGCTCTGTGACGGACGCCTGCTCTGCTTGCAGGATCCCTCCAACACCAACAACTGGAAGATCTTCAGAGAGTGCTGGAAACAGGGCCAG ccgGTGCTGGTGTCTGGTATCCATAAGCGTCTGAAGGGGGGTCTGTGGCGACCTGAGGCCTTCAGTGAGGAGTTTGGGGACCAGGATGTTGACCTGGTCAACTGTCGGAACTGTGCCATCATTTCTGACGTCAAGGTCCGTGACTTCTGGGACGGCTTCCAGGTCATCTCCA agcgTCTGAAGGGTAGTGATGGTCAGCCCATGGTTCTGAAGCTGAAGGACTGGCCTCCCGGAGAAGACTTCAGAGACATGATGCCTACACGCTTTGATGATCTGATGGAGAACCTGCCCCTCCCAGAGTACACGAAGCGAGACGGCCGTCTGAACCTGGCCTCCCGCCTGCCCAACTTCTTTGTCAGGCCAGACCTGGGGCCTAAGATGTACAATGCCTACG GTCTGATCGAGACCGAAGACCGGAGTGTTGGCACTACCAACCTGCATCTGGACGTGTCTGATGCCGTCAACGTCATGGTGTACGTGGGCATTCccgagggagagggggaacacGTCAAGG AGACGGATATCGCTGGATGTAAAG AGGTGATGAGCACCATCGAGGAGGGTGACGTAGACGAGATGACCAAGAGGAGGGTGTACGAGGCCAAGGAGAAGCCCGGGGCACTGTGGCACATCTACGCCGCCAAGGACGCTGAGAAGATCCGGGAGCTGCTCCGCAAG GTGGGTGAGGAGCAGGGCCAGGAGAACCCTCCGGACCACGACCCTATCCATGACCAGAGCTGGTACCTGGACGGGGTGCTGCGCAGGAGGCTGTACGAGGAGTACGGCGTGCAGGGCTGGGCCATCGTACAGTTCCTGGGAGATGCTGTCTTCATCCCCGCCGGGGCTCCCCACCAG GTGCATAACCTGTACAGTTGTATCAAGGTGGCAGAGGACTTTGTGTCCCCTGAGCATGTGAAGCACTGTTTCAGACTGACCCAGGAGTTCAGACACCTATCCACCACACACTCCAACCACGAGGACAAGCTGCAG GTGAAGAACATCATCTACCATGCCGTAAAGGACGCTGTGGGAACACTGAGGGCCCACGAACCCAAGCTAGCACGCTCTTAG
- the LOC139366146 gene encoding lysine-specific demethylase 3B-like isoform X3 has product MGDSLELIGKRLLLLLNDGRSAAGSEVEQAAWTRDWLRGTVRAVSVIGLASPGVEVSGGEATTTTAAAAGLTVFVEFEDCAWRRRSWVQVYGEEVRAVLVESSIVWANRSSDPNQNHPAAGGAPGTAWPALAFRSLVDRVGLGSLVPVEFFGNRTLDFLPDGNSLQSFEVEKDVGHSLLLEQPSLQAAVSSWHSDFELQEILRKGSYTIQGRRVQVYQCEFDEHWALGLVSRHDPNSHIMEITMDQGEETQVVDPRVMHVILAEDHFDENGRNARRRKESDGVKGESGRRRRTSSEGEEDVTLKRFKGAGEGAAAGQNGSGSTKGMVTWGEEVATGGEDGVGGGGRVNSTINNNSSSSEVTQGHATPNSISSHMDQSKAPPRYPKENGRSLSTQDRQGSADSTTTVTPTPPPLKPAPSPFSNTSFPSLGQMPSLVPGAPASKPSPVALTTESEEPSQSTYPKTAALVSPGPVTISSPSQGSAPSVALAAPLCFSPKLTAWTGPPNQTEGSKPILAAAGFRLPQSKPAGASVFGEVSSQTNGSSNTASVSQDTPGPFGFSFRGAKNNEAQPQQQDQNLFFQCMSQKTGQNAGGSNQNQTSGLGQSQAKDTNYFTAVSESLSKEPPSLFKPSASTEGLKKTVLAPASTGLFGSATAHLKEQSKVPETQPAGNGVLNKPFGGDKLSSSFSGGSGGMRSSVLGMAAIGTHLAPASGSLGGANRSGTNGGAVGGFSTKTESHQNLFLQGSKEPSNPFLAYGEKLSHSPFSGKPSPLEPETLGPATASESKPNLFTMSEPPKGILSSPFASLSGAAASSSSSPAPGPAFIQRPQSDVPSKPREGASTGEQGSSAEGGSLDDRPSSTSGYPMFGSAVPGGSGEDAPMPFDQGQAQKFALEERGQVSKRDSDSSDNSDLSDLSETEEGLERGQVPGGLPGPVKEGAMLLQKGKGPGVAKSRPRNKPFKVGQSVLKDVTKVRRLKQSGESFLQDGSCINVAPHLHKCRECRMERYRKYREQEPDDDDPNVACRFFHFRRLAFTRKGILRVEGFLSPQQSDAMAMGLWLPSPSVQEGLDLDTSKYILANVGDQFCQLVMSEKEAMMMVEPHQKVAWKRAVRGVREMCDVCETTLFNIHWVCRKCGFGVCLDCYRQRRNRPLEEVDEGPDDEVFSWLKCVKGQRHEPQSLMPTQIIPGTALYNIGDMVHSARGKWGIKANCPCTSRHHRPLVRHSAPNGISQSAVSSSIGSSGSGPITGGGGPAGSTTPKPEGGETTVVKTQPTSSTMSSEAAGGGVDTNSTNSTSAPPNTAQTTTPKDPRPSTGEGNSTALHWLADLATQKAKVEDTKDSGLLRSAIGRDTRSPFGLDSFSALSKPSSSSSSSSSPKLFNSLLLGSSNTQPKPEGSSLRDLLNSGPGRLPQAPGDTGIPFPSVFSTSAAGDKMKGSLPNFLDHIIASVVETKKAEGRRTGEGGSELGGVGRRDGVMGLSVLDPHTSHSWLCDGRLLCLQDPSNTNNWKIFRECWKQGQPVLVSGIHKRLKGGLWRPEAFSEEFGDQDVDLVNCRNCAIISDVKVRDFWDGFQVISKRLKGSDGQPMVLKLKDWPPGEDFRDMMPTRFDDLMENLPLPEYTKRDGRLNLASRLPNFFVRPDLGPKMYNAYGLIETEDRSVGTTNLHLDVSDAVNVMVYVGIPEGEGEHVKEVMSTIEEGDVDEMTKRRVYEAKEKPGALWHIYAAKDAEKIRELLRKVGEEQGQENPPDHDPIHDQSWYLDGVLRRRLYEEYGVQGWAIVQFLGDAVFIPAGAPHQVHNLYSCIKVAEDFVSPEHVKHCFRLTQEFRHLSTTHSNHEDKLQVKNIIYHAVKDAVGTLRAHEPKLARS; this is encoded by the exons CGCAGCAGCGACCCCAACCAGAACCACCCTGCAGCTGGAGGAGCCCCTGGGACAGCCTGGCCTGCCCTG GCGTTCCGGTCTCTAGTGGACCGTGTGGGTTTGGGTTCCCTGGTCCCTGTGGAATTCTTCGGGAACCGAACCCTCGACTTCCTCCCTGACGGGAATTCACTCCAGAGCTTTGAG GTAGAGAAAGACGTGGGACACTCTCTCCTGCTGGAGCAGCCATCTCTGCAGGCTGCGGTGTCCAGCTGGCACAGTGACTTTGAGCTGCAGGAGATCCTCAGGAAGG GCTCCTACACAATCCAGGGCAGGAGGGTTCAGGTTTACCAGTGTGAGTTTGACGAGCACTGGGCCCTGGGCCTGGTCTCTCGGCACGACCCCAACTCGCACATCATGGAGATCACCAtggaccag ggagaggagacccaggtgGTGGATCCTCGGGTAATGCACGTAATACTAGCTGAAGATCACTTTGATGAG AACGGGAGGAATGCTCGGCGGAGGAAGGAGAGCGATGGCGTGAAGGGCGAGAGCGGCCGTAGACGGAGGACATCGTCGGAAGGCGAGGAGGACGTGACTCTGAAGCGTTTTAAGGGGGCGGGAGAGGGAGCAGCGGCGGGACAGAACGGGAGCGGCTCCACCAAGGGGATGGTGACGTGGGGTGAGGAGGTAGCAACCGGAGGAGAAGACGGAGTGGGTGGAGGAGGCAGAGtgaacagcactatcaacaataACAGCAGTTCCTCTGAAGTCACACAAGGTCACGCCACCCCGAACAGCATTTCCTCCCACATGGACCAATCAAAAGCTCCGCCGCGGTACCCCAAGGAAAACGGGCGCTCCCTCTCCACACAGGACAGACAGGGGTCTGCTGACTCGACCACTACAgtcacccccaccccaccccccctcaAACCAGCCCCCTCCCCATTCTCCAACACTTCCTTCCCCTCTCTGGGCCAGATGCCCAGCCTGGTCCCTGGAGCTCCGGCCTCCAAGCCTTCCCCAGTAGCCCTGACCACAGAGAGCGAGGAGCCATCCCAGTCTACCTACCCCAAGACGGCTGCCCTTGTGTCCCCCGGCCCGGTGACCATCTCGTCCCCATCGCAGGGCAGTGCCCCCAGCGTGGCCCTCGCTGCCCCCCTGTGCTTCAGCCCCAAACTAACCGCCTGGACAGGACCACCCAACCAGACGGAG GGCTCTAAGCCCATCCTGGCTGCGGCTGGGTTCCGGCTGCCTCAGTCCAAGCCTGCTGGTGCTTCTGTGTTCGGAGAGGTAAGCTCCCAGACCAACGGTTCCTCCAACACAGCGTCAGTCTCCCAGGACACCCCTGGACCCTTCGGCTTTTCCTTCAGAGGCGCCAAGAACAACGAAGCCCAACCGCAGCAGCAAGACCAGAACTTATTCTTCCAGTGTATGAGTCAGAAGACTGGCCAGAACGCTGGTGGTTCTAATCAGAACCAGACTTCAGGCCTGGGTCAGAGCCAGGCTAAAGACACCAACTACTTCACAGCAGTGTCAGAGAGCTTGAGTAAGGAGCCTCCTAGCCTGTTCAAGCCCTCCGCCTCCACAGAGGGACTCAAAAAGACTGTTCTAGCCCCCGCTTCAACTGGCCTGTTTGGCTCGGCTACAGCTCATCTCAAAGAGCAGTCCAAAGTGCCTGAGACCCAGCCGGCAGGCAACGGAGTGCTCAACAAGCCTTTCGGAGGGGACAAGCTCTCGTCTTCTTTCAGCGGCGGCTCTGGGGGGATGAGGAGCTCTGTTCTGGGAATGGCTGCGATCGGCACCCACCTGGCTCCGGCTTCTGGATCTCTGGGTGGTGCTAACAGGAGTGGCACTAACGGTGGCGCGGTGGGTGGCTTCAGCACCAAGACAGAAAGCCACCAGAACCTGTTCCTCCAGGGCTCCAAGGAGCCTTCCAACCCCTTCCTGGCCTATGGGGAGAAGCTCTCCCACAGTCCCTTCAGTGGCAAACCATCCCCTCTGGAGCCTGAGACCCTGGGCCCTGCCACTGCCTCGGAGAGCAAACCCAACCTATTTACAATGTCCGAGCCGCCCAAGGGCATCCTGTCTTCCCCCTTCGCCTCCCTCTCAGGCGCtgctgcctccagttcttcctcCCCAGCCCCAGGACCTGCCTTCATACAGaggccccagtctgatgtccccTCCAAGCCCAGGGAGGGCGCCTCCACAGGGGAACAGGGCTCCTCAGCTGAGGGTGGGTCTCTGGATGACCGGCCCAGCTCCACCTCGGGCTACCCCATGTTTGGGAGCGCTGTCCCTGGGGGGAGTGGTGAGGATGCGCCCATGCCATTTGATCAGGGCCAGGCCCAGAAGTTTGCCCTGGAGGAGCGAGGCCAGGTATCTAAACGTGACTCTGACTCCAGCGATAACAGCGACCTGTCAGACCTGAGTGAGACTGAggaggggctggagagagggcAGGTCCCTGGGGGCCTCCCAGGGCCTGTCAAGGAGGGAGCCATGCTACTGCAGAAGGGTAAAGGCCCCGGGGTAGCCAAGAGCCGGCCACGCAACAAGCCCTTCAAAG TGGGCCAGTCAGTGCTGAAGGATGTGACTAAGGTGCGTCGTCTGAAGCAATCAGGAGAGTCGTTCCTGCAGGACGGCTCCTGTATCAACGTGGCGCCCCACCTCCACAAGTGTCGCGAGTGTCGCATGGAGCGCTACAGGAAGTACCGGGAGCAGGAGCCTGACGACGACGACCCCAACGTGGCCTGCCGCTTCTTCCACTTTCGCAG GCTGGCGTTCACGCGTAAGGGTATCCTGCGTGTGGAGGGCTTCCTGAGCCCCCAGCAAAGCGATGCCATGGCCATGGGACTGTGGCTTCCCTCGCCGTCCGTACAGGAGGGCTTGGACCTGGACACCTCAAAGTACATCCTGGCCAACGTGGGAGACCAGTTCTGTCAGCTCGTCATGTCTGAGAAGGAGGCCATGATGATGGTCGAGCCTCACC AGAAAGTGGCGTGGAAGCGGGCGGTGCGCGGAGTCAGggagatgtgtgatgtgtgtgagaCCACTCTCTTCAACATCCACTGGGTCTGCAGGAAGTGTGGCTTCGGAGTGTGTCTGGACTGCTACCGGCAACGGAGGAACCGCCCTCTGGAGG AGGTGGACGAGGGGCCTGATGACGAGGTGTTCTCCTGGTTGAAGTGTGTCAAAGGCCAGAGACACGAGCCCCAGAGCCTCATGCCCACACAGATCATACCTGGAACAG ctctcTATAACATAGGGGATATGGTGCACTCAGCCCGGGGCAAATGGGGCATCAAGGCAAACTGCCCCTGCACCAGCCGGCACCACAGGCCCCTAGTGCGCCATAGTGCCCCCAACGGCATCTCACAG TCTGCAGTGTCCTCCAGCATAGGGAGCAGTGGTAGTGGACCAATCACAGGTGGTGGGGGGCCAGCGGGTTCAACCACTCCTAAACCCGAGGGGGGGGAGACAACAGTGGTCAAAACACAGCCTACATCCAGCACAATGTCATCCGAGGCGGCAGGAGGAGGGGTTGATACTAACTCCACCAACAGTACCAGTGCCCCCCCTAACACTGCCCAGACCACCACCCCCAAGGACCCCCGCCCTTCCACAGGTGAGGGCAACTCCACCGCCCTGCACTGGCTGGCAGACCTGGCCACTCAGAAAGCCAAGGTGGAGGACACTAAAG ACTCTGGGTTGCTGCGCTCGGCGATTGGCCGGGACACGCGTTCTCCCTTCGGCCTTGACTCGTTCAGCGCCCTGTCCAAGCcttcgtcctcctcctcttcctcctccagtcCTAAACTGTTCAACAGCCTGCTGCTGGGCTCCAGCAACACCCAGCCCAAACCAGAGGGCTCCAGCCTCCGAGACCTGCTCAACTCTGGCCCCGGGAGGCTCCCCCAGGCCCCCGGAGACACTGGAATACCCTTCCCCTCAGTCTTCTCCACCTCAGCCGCT gggGACAAGATGAAGGGCAGCCTGCCTAACTTCCTGGACCATATCATCGCCTCGGTGGTGGAGACCAAGAAGGCGGAGGGCCGTCGTACGGGCGAGGGGGGCAGCGAGCTGGGCGGGGTGGGCCGCAGGGACGGGGTGATGGGCCTCAGCGTGCTGGACCCCCACACCTCCCACTCCTGGCTCTGTGACGGACGCCTGCTCTGCTTGCAGGATCCCTCCAACACCAACAACTGGAAGATCTTCAGAGAGTGCTGGAAACAGGGCCAG ccgGTGCTGGTGTCTGGTATCCATAAGCGTCTGAAGGGGGGTCTGTGGCGACCTGAGGCCTTCAGTGAGGAGTTTGGGGACCAGGATGTTGACCTGGTCAACTGTCGGAACTGTGCCATCATTTCTGACGTCAAGGTCCGTGACTTCTGGGACGGCTTCCAGGTCATCTCCA agcgTCTGAAGGGTAGTGATGGTCAGCCCATGGTTCTGAAGCTGAAGGACTGGCCTCCCGGAGAAGACTTCAGAGACATGATGCCTACACGCTTTGATGATCTGATGGAGAACCTGCCCCTCCCAGAGTACACGAAGCGAGACGGCCGTCTGAACCTGGCCTCCCGCCTGCCCAACTTCTTTGTCAGGCCAGACCTGGGGCCTAAGATGTACAATGCCTACG GTCTGATCGAGACCGAAGACCGGAGTGTTGGCACTACCAACCTGCATCTGGACGTGTCTGATGCCGTCAACGTCATGGTGTACGTGGGCATTCccgagggagagggggaacacGTCAAGG AGGTGATGAGCACCATCGAGGAGGGTGACGTAGACGAGATGACCAAGAGGAGGGTGTACGAGGCCAAGGAGAAGCCCGGGGCACTGTGGCACATCTACGCCGCCAAGGACGCTGAGAAGATCCGGGAGCTGCTCCGCAAG GTGGGTGAGGAGCAGGGCCAGGAGAACCCTCCGGACCACGACCCTATCCATGACCAGAGCTGGTACCTGGACGGGGTGCTGCGCAGGAGGCTGTACGAGGAGTACGGCGTGCAGGGCTGGGCCATCGTACAGTTCCTGGGAGATGCTGTCTTCATCCCCGCCGGGGCTCCCCACCAG GTGCATAACCTGTACAGTTGTATCAAGGTGGCAGAGGACTTTGTGTCCCCTGAGCATGTGAAGCACTGTTTCAGACTGACCCAGGAGTTCAGACACCTATCCACCACACACTCCAACCACGAGGACAAGCTGCAG GTGAAGAACATCATCTACCATGCCGTAAAGGACGCTGTGGGAACACTGAGGGCCCACGAACCCAAGCTAGCACGCTCTTAG